A stretch of Sphingorhabdus sp. YGSMI21 DNA encodes these proteins:
- a CDS encoding DNA translocase FtsK has protein sequence MADKANEANWREIMRLSLLRSGALIGAIAIFLATIFLFLALVSYSPSDPAFNTSAAGVEHNWMGVFGSYLADLLLFLIGLPVLLFLPLFLVLANRLWRDIPQPGWKQQLLWCFLAALLVGTALALWFPEPEMELPSGLGGLAGMLIAGGTSAGLNAISASWSGLISGILTALTLTGGLVLGYFSLRLDRPLFSGASLRMPTIKSPFAAKDDGLVIEPDRSGTEKPKAKKEPAPRKAVKPDNRPPPEISERALPPKKAGVNKGKQGDFFGPYVLPSLDLLTPAPEQSNNVIDKAGLERNARLLESVLDDFHVKGTINAVRPGPVVTMYELEPAPGIKASRVIQLAEDIARNMSALSARVAAIPGRTVMGIELPNANREMVVLHEMVGSDSFAEQTGKLPIILGKNISGDPVIADLAPMPHLLVAGTTGSGKSVGLNCMILSLLYRLTPEDCKMIMIDPKMLELSTYDDIPHLLSPVVTEPAKAIRALKWAVEQMEERYRMMSSISVRNLANYNEKVKAAKAKGQPLGRRVQTGYDPETSRPIYEEEQLDFEVLPQIVIIVDELADLMMTAGKEVEFLIQRLAQKARAAGIHLIMATQRPSVDVITGVIKANLPTRISFHVTSKIDSRTILGEQGAEQLLGKGDMLYMPGGKQLTRVHGPFVSDDEVRRVADHWRSQGTPDYIQAVTEEPEDGSFALDGADLSDSKEDRQYTQACQIVFESQKVSTSWLQRQLRIGYNTAARIIDRMEEDEFISPPNHIGRREVLRDQHGEPL, from the coding sequence ATGGCGGACAAAGCCAATGAAGCGAACTGGCGCGAGATCATGCGCCTCAGCCTGTTGCGCAGTGGTGCCCTGATCGGGGCCATCGCGATTTTTCTGGCGACCATCTTCCTGTTTCTGGCGCTGGTCAGCTATTCCCCCAGCGATCCCGCCTTCAACACATCGGCGGCCGGCGTCGAGCATAATTGGATGGGTGTCTTCGGCTCCTATCTGGCCGACCTGCTGCTCTTCCTGATCGGCCTGCCCGTCCTGCTGTTTCTGCCGCTGTTTCTGGTGCTGGCCAACCGGCTGTGGCGCGACATCCCGCAACCCGGCTGGAAACAGCAATTGCTCTGGTGTTTTCTGGCGGCATTGCTGGTCGGCACTGCGCTCGCCCTGTGGTTTCCGGAACCGGAAATGGAATTGCCGTCCGGCCTCGGCGGCCTCGCCGGCATGCTGATCGCCGGCGGAACCAGCGCCGGCCTCAACGCCATATCCGCCAGCTGGAGCGGGCTGATCTCCGGCATATTGACCGCCCTGACCCTGACCGGCGGCCTGGTGCTCGGCTATTTCAGCCTGCGGCTCGACCGGCCGCTCTTCTCCGGCGCTTCGCTCCGGATGCCGACCATCAAAAGTCCGTTCGCCGCGAAAGACGATGGCCTGGTGATCGAACCGGACCGCTCGGGAACGGAAAAGCCGAAGGCGAAGAAGGAACCGGCTCCGCGCAAGGCGGTGAAACCCGACAACCGGCCCCCGCCGGAGATCAGCGAACGGGCCCTTCCGCCAAAGAAAGCAGGCGTCAACAAGGGCAAGCAGGGCGATTTCTTCGGACCCTATGTGCTGCCGTCGCTCGATCTGCTGACCCCGGCACCGGAGCAGAGCAACAATGTGATCGACAAGGCCGGGCTGGAACGCAACGCGCGGCTGCTCGAATCCGTACTCGACGATTTCCACGTGAAAGGTACGATCAACGCAGTCCGGCCAGGTCCGGTGGTTACCATGTACGAACTGGAACCGGCACCCGGCATCAAGGCAAGCCGCGTCATCCAGCTCGCCGAAGATATCGCCCGCAACATGTCCGCCCTTTCGGCGCGCGTCGCCGCCATTCCCGGACGCACGGTCATGGGCATCGAGCTTCCCAATGCCAATCGCGAAATGGTCGTGCTGCACGAGATGGTCGGCAGCGACAGTTTCGCCGAGCAGACCGGCAAGCTGCCGATCATTTTGGGCAAGAATATCTCAGGCGATCCGGTGATTGCCGATCTCGCGCCAATGCCGCATCTGCTCGTCGCCGGCACCACCGGTTCGGGTAAATCGGTCGGCCTGAACTGCATGATCCTGTCTTTGCTCTACCGGCTGACGCCCGAAGACTGCAAAATGATCATGATCGATCCGAAGATGCTGGAACTCAGCACCTATGACGATATCCCGCATCTGCTGTCGCCGGTCGTTACCGAACCGGCCAAGGCCATTCGGGCGCTGAAATGGGCGGTCGAGCAGATGGAAGAACGCTACCGGATGATGTCGTCGATTTCGGTTCGCAATCTCGCCAATTATAACGAGAAGGTGAAAGCCGCCAAGGCCAAGGGCCAGCCGCTCGGCCGCCGCGTCCAGACCGGCTATGACCCGGAAACCTCTCGCCCGATCTACGAGGAAGAGCAGCTCGACTTCGAAGTATTGCCGCAGATCGTGATCATCGTCGACGAGCTGGCCGATCTTATGATGACCGCCGGCAAGGAAGTAGAATTCCTGATCCAGCGGCTGGCGCAAAAGGCACGCGCGGCGGGTATTCACCTGATCATGGCCACCCAGCGCCCTTCGGTCGACGTCATCACCGGCGTGATCAAGGCCAACCTGCCGACCCGGATCAGCTTCCACGTCACCTCCAAGATCGACTCCCGCACCATTTTGGGCGAACAGGGCGCGGAGCAGCTGCTCGGCAAGGGCGACATGCTGTACATGCCCGGCGGCAAGCAGCTGACGCGTGTTCACGGACCGTTCGTCTCCGATGACGAAGTGCGGCGGGTTGCCGACCACTGGCGTTCACAGGGCACGCCGGATTACATCCAGGCGGTGACCGAGGAACCCGAAGACGGCAGCTTTGCCCTCGACGGCGCGGATCTGAGCGACAGCAAGGAAGACCGGCAATATACTCAGGCCTGCCAGATCGTCTTTGAGAGCCAGAAAGTCTCGACCAGCTGGCTTCAGCGGCAGTTGCGGATCGGTTATAATACCGCTGCGCGGATTATCGACCGGATGGAAGAGGATGAATTTATCAGTCCGCCCAACCATATCGGTCGCCGCGAAGTGCTGCGCGACCAGCACGGCGAGCCGCTCTAG
- a CDS encoding UbiH/UbiF/VisC/COQ6 family ubiquinone biosynthesis hydroxylase: MGIDSRQSDIIILGAGMIGLTQALTLAAHGLRIAIIDRADPAELLNPQADARVSAINSASWNMFEAIGLADKLRPHGCDIEKILVNDGLKPGTLDFVPGEDEGPMGIMVENAVLRRLLFEAVQASDNITLHLSTQVASCDRGGHRVDIALENGEQLSAPLLIAADGRGSRMREEAGIIMAHWQYDHSAIVCKIAHEKPHGNTAYELFFPSGPFAILPMLDDADGKHRSAVVWTVSRKDGPAYAKINERAFIAEMMKKTGGFLGEIELLTDRPTYPLGFHHSSHLTADRLVLIGDAGHGIHPIAGQGLNLGLRDVAALTECLVEGARTGLDLGDSQILARYDRWRSLDNMMVSAATDILTRLFGLPGETSSKIRRMGIGLVQRIAPLKAQFMAEAKGETGDLPKLLKGELV; this comes from the coding sequence ATGGGAATTGACTCTCGGCAAAGCGATATCATCATATTGGGCGCGGGCATGATCGGCCTGACCCAGGCGCTGACGCTGGCAGCCCACGGCCTGCGCATCGCGATCATCGACCGCGCCGACCCGGCCGAGCTGCTCAACCCGCAGGCCGATGCCCGGGTCTCCGCGATCAACAGCGCCAGCTGGAACATGTTCGAGGCCATCGGCCTGGCCGACAAGCTGCGGCCGCATGGCTGCGATATCGAGAAGATTCTGGTCAACGACGGGCTGAAGCCCGGCACGCTGGACTTTGTTCCGGGCGAGGACGAAGGCCCGATGGGCATCATGGTCGAAAATGCGGTGCTCCGGCGACTCCTGTTCGAGGCGGTTCAGGCCAGTGACAATATCACGCTGCATCTCTCGACCCAGGTCGCATCCTGCGACCGTGGCGGCCACAGGGTCGATATCGCGCTGGAGAACGGCGAGCAGCTCTCTGCCCCGCTGCTGATCGCCGCCGACGGGCGCGGCAGCCGGATGCGCGAGGAAGCCGGCATCATCATGGCGCACTGGCAATATGATCACAGCGCGATCGTCTGCAAGATCGCGCATGAAAAGCCGCATGGCAACACCGCCTATGAACTGTTCTTCCCGTCCGGACCCTTCGCCATTCTGCCGATGCTTGACGATGCCGACGGCAAGCATCGCTCTGCGGTCGTATGGACGGTCTCGCGCAAGGATGGCCCCGCCTACGCCAAGATCAACGAGCGCGCTTTTATCGCCGAAATGATGAAGAAAACCGGCGGCTTTCTCGGCGAGATCGAGCTGCTCACCGACCGCCCGACCTATCCGCTGGGCTTCCACCACAGCTCCCATCTGACCGCCGATCGTCTGGTGCTGATCGGCGATGCCGGCCATGGCATCCATCCGATCGCGGGGCAGGGGCTCAATCTCGGCCTGCGCGATGTGGCCGCGCTGACCGAATGTTTGGTTGAGGGTGCGCGGACCGGTCTCGATCTGGGCGACTCCCAAATTCTGGCGCGCTATGACCGCTGGCGCAGCCTCGACAATATGATGGTCTCGGCGGCGACCGATATCCTGACCCGTCTGTTCGGCCTGCCGGGGGAAACCTCGTCGAAGATCCGCCGCATGGGTATCGGGCTGGTCCAGCGCATTGCGCCGCTCAAGGCGCAATTCATGGCCGAGGCAAAGGGCGAGACAGGCGACCTGCCCAAGCTGCTCAAGGGCGAGCTGGTCTAG
- a CDS encoding SDR family NAD(P)-dependent oxidoreductase, protein MTTVNFSTDLSGQTAIVTGASAGLGRRFAKVLAACGAKVACTARRKDKLDDLVAEITADGGTAKAFALDVRDAAQLQAIIPAVTESLGQPEILVNNAGIVDAEHATRMSIDLIDDVLDTNLRSVFILSNEFARPLIAEKTPGRIVNVASIAATSYSGGGAALYSTTKAGVVRITETLAVEWSKFHINVNGIAPGLFATDMADGMIERAGDFSVHFPRKRVAQPEQMDSTLLFLVSPSSDAVTGTVIKIDDGQGSR, encoded by the coding sequence ATGACCACAGTCAATTTTTCGACCGATCTTAGCGGACAGACTGCAATCGTAACCGGCGCGTCCGCCGGTCTTGGCCGCCGCTTCGCCAAGGTGCTGGCCGCTTGCGGCGCGAAAGTCGCCTGCACCGCCCGGCGCAAGGACAAGCTGGACGATCTGGTCGCAGAAATTACAGCCGACGGCGGCACCGCCAAGGCCTTTGCGCTTGACGTGCGCGACGCGGCGCAGCTTCAGGCGATCATTCCCGCTGTCACGGAATCTCTGGGTCAGCCCGAAATCCTCGTCAACAATGCCGGGATCGTCGATGCCGAACATGCCACCCGGATGTCGATCGACCTGATCGACGATGTTCTGGATACAAATCTGCGCAGCGTCTTCATCCTGTCCAACGAATTTGCCCGCCCGCTGATCGCCGAGAAAACACCCGGGCGGATCGTCAATGTCGCGTCGATCGCCGCCACCAGCTACAGCGGCGGCGGGGCTGCGCTCTATTCGACAACCAAGGCCGGGGTGGTCCGCATCACCGAAACCCTCGCCGTGGAATGGTCAAAATTCCATATCAATGTGAATGGTATTGCGCCGGGCCTGTTCGCCACCGATATGGCCGACGGCATGATCGAGCGCGCTGGCGATTTTTCGGTTCATTTCCCGCGCAAGCGGGTGGCGCAGCCGGAGCAGATGGACAGCACCCTGCTGTTTCTGGTGTCGCCCTCGTCGGATGCAGTGACCGGCACCGTGATCAAGATCGATGACGGTCAGGGTTCGCGCTAA
- a CDS encoding OmpA family protein, translating into MRMNKSIISAVSLGALALTSGCVTNPETGNRTISKAAIGGIGGVVGGYLLGDVLGGKNDRTAKIVGAGLGGLAGAGIGYYMDEQEKKLRQQTAGTGIDVTREGDNLILNMPSSVTFPVDSSAISPAFQTTLGNVANTLAQYEKSYVDVLGHTDSTGSDAYNQALSERRADAVANFLANSGVQRARLATRGYGESQPVASNSTEEGRAANRRVEIKIVPIEQDDLNN; encoded by the coding sequence ATGCGGATGAACAAATCAATTATTTCAGCGGTTTCACTCGGCGCTCTGGCGCTGACCAGCGGCTGCGTGACCAATCCGGAAACCGGCAATCGCACCATTTCGAAAGCCGCCATCGGCGGCATCGGCGGCGTTGTCGGCGGCTATCTGCTCGGCGACGTGCTGGGCGGCAAGAATGACCGGACCGCCAAGATCGTCGGCGCCGGCCTGGGCGGCCTCGCCGGTGCAGGCATCGGCTACTATATGGACGAGCAGGAAAAGAAGCTGCGCCAGCAAACCGCGGGCACCGGCATCGATGTCACCCGCGAGGGCGACAATCTGATTCTCAACATGCCATCGAGCGTCACCTTCCCGGTCGACAGCAGCGCCATCAGCCCGGCATTTCAGACAACATTGGGCAATGTCGCCAATACGCTGGCACAATATGAGAAAAGCTATGTCGACGTGCTCGGCCATACCGACAGCACCGGCAGCGACGCCTATAACCAGGCGTTGTCCGAGCGGCGGGCCGATGCTGTGGCGAATTTCCTCGCCAACAGTGGTGTCCAGCGCGCGCGTCTGGCGACCCGTGGCTATGGCGAGAGCCAGCCGGTAGCCAGCAACAGCACCGAAGAGGGCCGCGCTGCCAACCGCCGGGTCGAAATCAAGATCGTTCCCATCGAACAGGACGACCTGAACAACTAA